A portion of the Paenibacillus marchantiae genome contains these proteins:
- a CDS encoding ABC transporter permease, which produces MGGYIVRRLLSLIPVLFVVAIVVFSIIHVTPGDPAAILLGEEASKADIDELRSKLGLDRPIYEQFGIWLLGLLSGNLGESIFLDKPVTEAFFERLAPTLSLAIIAQVIGVFLALFLGITAVKRRGTIVDQSVMGFSMLGISIPSFLLGSLLVMFFSVKLRWLPVAGYQPLSEGLWQHIKYLLLPGIVLGIIQAALITRMTRSSILDVMSGNFIKTAKAKGVREKTIVYTHALRVAFIPILTVIGESFGGLVTGAAVIETLFNIPGVGQLIVNSISRRDYSVIQGSVLLVTVAYVFVNLIVDLLYGLVDPRVRLSKK; this is translated from the coding sequence ATGGGTGGATATATTGTTCGTCGGTTATTGTCCTTGATACCTGTCCTTTTTGTGGTGGCAATCGTTGTGTTCTCTATCATTCATGTCACACCTGGTGATCCCGCTGCGATTCTACTGGGTGAAGAGGCGAGCAAAGCGGATATCGATGAACTAAGAAGCAAGCTGGGGTTGGACAGACCGATCTATGAGCAATTCGGTATTTGGTTGCTGGGGCTGTTATCCGGCAATTTGGGGGAGTCCATCTTTCTGGACAAGCCTGTGACAGAGGCTTTTTTTGAACGACTGGCGCCTACATTGTCCCTTGCGATCATTGCCCAGGTGATTGGTGTGTTTCTTGCCTTGTTCCTCGGCATTACAGCGGTCAAGCGAAGAGGGACCATCGTGGACCAATCGGTGATGGGTTTCTCCATGCTGGGCATCTCCATTCCGAGTTTTCTGTTGGGTTCACTGCTGGTCATGTTCTTTAGCGTGAAGCTGCGCTGGCTTCCCGTTGCAGGGTATCAACCGTTAAGTGAGGGGCTATGGCAGCATATCAAGTATCTGTTGCTCCCTGGCATCGTGCTCGGCATCATTCAGGCAGCGCTCATTACCCGAATGACAAGATCCTCCATCCTGGATGTGATGTCCGGCAATTTTATCAAAACCGCCAAAGCCAAGGGTGTCAGAGAAAAAACGATCGTATATACACATGCGTTACGCGTTGCATTCATCCCTATTCTCACAGTTATTGGTGAATCGTTCGGTGGGCTCGTTACTGGTGCAGCGGTTATAGAAACGCTATTCAATATTCCGGGAGTGGGGCAGCTCATCGTCAATTCGATTAGTCGAAGAGATTACTCGGTTATTCAGGGCTCTGTGCTGCTAGTCACGGTAGCTTATGTGTTTGTAAATCTAATCGTTGATTTGTTGTATGGTTTGGTCGATCCACGAGTTCGATTAAGCAAGAAATGA
- a CDS encoding ABC transporter permease: MTNPDTTIATSGLHKRKNRCIVFRRFMHNQLLTTGAGILLVVVLLVIMGPMLTPYGQLQIDPVNRLKGPNGQHIFGTDNFGRDVFTRAVYGLRISVAVGFAVTVVSSLIGMIVGLLSASYSVLDHIFMRICDGLFAFPSILLAISIMAALGPNPGNVIIALSIIFIPSMARIIRSKALVIRELTYIEALHAQGASSWRIIWIHMAPNTLSPLIIQSSFIFAVSILTEASLSFLGAGIPSPSPSLGNMLFDGKTVIYNAWWMTVFPGIFLVLVVLGLNLFGDGLRDLLDPHANKVKRGRRRGKTTAA, from the coding sequence ATAACCAATCCGGATACCACCATCGCTACGTCAGGACTTCACAAAAGGAAGAACAGGTGCATCGTATTCAGACGCTTTATGCATAATCAGTTGTTAACCACAGGGGCGGGAATTCTGCTTGTAGTTGTGCTTCTGGTAATCATGGGGCCGATGCTTACACCATACGGGCAGTTACAGATTGATCCGGTAAATCGACTCAAAGGCCCCAACGGGCAGCACATATTTGGCACAGATAACTTTGGACGTGATGTATTCACTCGCGCCGTTTACGGTTTGCGTATTTCAGTTGCGGTTGGTTTCGCTGTTACGGTTGTGTCTTCTTTGATCGGTATGATTGTTGGGCTTTTATCTGCAAGTTATTCGGTGCTGGATCACATCTTTATGCGCATCTGTGATGGTTTGTTTGCTTTTCCGTCCATTTTGCTTGCCATCTCCATCATGGCGGCTCTTGGCCCGAATCCGGGCAATGTCATTATCGCCCTAAGTATTATCTTCATTCCATCGATGGCCCGGATTATTCGTTCCAAGGCGCTGGTCATTCGGGAGTTAACTTATATTGAAGCGTTGCATGCGCAGGGAGCAAGCAGCTGGCGCATCATCTGGATTCATATGGCGCCCAATACGCTGTCTCCGCTCATTATCCAATCCAGCTTTATTTTTGCCGTATCGATCCTGACGGAAGCTTCTCTAAGTTTTCTTGGAGCAGGTATTCCTTCCCCGTCCCCAAGTCTCGGGAATATGCTTTTTGACGGGAAAACGGTGATTTACAACGCTTGGTGGATGACTGTTTTCCCGGGTATTTTCCTGGTGCTCGTTGTACTGGGTCTGAACCTGTTCGGCGATGGCCTTAGAGATCTGCTCGACCCACATGCGAATAAGGTGAAAAGGGGGAGACGTCGTGGGAAAACAACCGCTGCTTGA
- a CDS encoding bifunctional cytochrome P450/NADPH--P450 reductase: MSIATNVPQPKMYGPLGNLPLIDKEKPTLSLGQLAEEYGPIYRLTVPGYSGLIVSGPDLVAELCDVSRFDKFVYNELENVRAFGGDGLFTSRTSEPNWKKAHNILLPTFSKQAMKGYHPMMVDIAEQLINKWARLNSNDTIDVADDMTRLTLDTIGLCGFNYRFNSFYRQDHSPFIESMVRALNEAMQKSSRLKIQNLLMVKTKRQFEEDIQTMFSLVDQIIEERKASAAPEEVDLLARMLNGKDPATGETLDDENIRYQIITFLIAGHETTSGLLSFALYFLLNNPEALQKAYDEVDRVLVSDSPQYEEILQLPYIRMILSESLRLWPTAPGFDVYAKEDTVIGGKYPLKKGESCSILLPQLHRDKGAWGEDAELFRPERFEDTTQVPHHAYKPFGNGERACIGMQFALYEATLVLGMVLKHFELVDYSNYQLDVKQTLTLKPGDFRIQVRARTVSPKLSTSVAHSVEKPNQDQGMHTNVAGHSAMKESMTTSVNANPTILVLYGSNLGTAEGIARAFAEKACSYGIPSEAATLNEWIGRLPKEGIVLIVTASYNGKPPQNAAAFIEWLKEAESEKVQGVTYAVLGCGDRSWSSTYQSIPRLVDEKLVSLGGNRLLPRGEADAGGDMEKQVEDWQRMLWPQMLKALGISEESMEHSSRSTIQMEFVPEKADLPLARTYNASYATIVVNEELQAMDSGRSTRHIEMLLPEGMTYKEGDHLGVLPLNADEIVNRILHRFGLKGDVQIQLTSNETQLTHLPLNRPVKVNELLRSCVELQAPVTRTQLQELANHTVCPPHKREMEAMLEENNYREHILENRTTMLELLEKYEACELPFERFLELLSPLKPRYYSISSSPHFNAKQASITVSVVKEPAWSGNGEIRGVASSYLADCQTGESISMFVRTPEPGFELSEEPDVPIIMVGPGTGVAPFRGFLQARSVLKERGLPLSEAHLFFGCRNDSDFIYRQELEQYEQAGIVKLHTAFSRVEDKPKTYVQHLMNQEWGQLLHLLDEKGRIYVCGDGSQMAPAVEETLRQAYQKAKGATLQEAKDWLNQLQAEGRYVQDVWAGKRPVESAKAPVI; this comes from the coding sequence ATGAGCATTGCAACTAACGTTCCACAGCCCAAAATGTACGGACCGCTCGGGAATCTGCCCTTGATTGATAAAGAGAAACCAACATTGTCCCTTGGACAGCTTGCTGAGGAATATGGACCGATATATCGACTGACCGTTCCTGGTTATTCCGGATTGATTGTATCTGGCCCAGATTTGGTGGCTGAGTTATGTGACGTGTCTCGTTTTGATAAATTTGTATACAATGAACTCGAAAATGTACGTGCCTTTGGCGGTGATGGTTTATTTACAAGCAGAACATCCGAGCCGAACTGGAAAAAGGCACATAATATTTTGCTTCCCACCTTTAGTAAACAGGCGATGAAGGGTTATCATCCGATGATGGTCGACATAGCCGAACAATTGATAAACAAATGGGCACGTTTGAATTCCAACGACACCATTGATGTAGCAGACGACATGACACGACTTACGTTGGATACTATTGGACTATGCGGTTTCAATTATCGATTTAACAGCTTTTACAGACAGGACCACAGTCCTTTTATCGAAAGTATGGTCCGTGCATTAAATGAAGCTATGCAGAAAAGCTCGCGTTTGAAAATCCAAAATCTGCTAATGGTGAAAACCAAACGACAGTTCGAGGAAGACATCCAAACGATGTTCTCATTAGTTGATCAGATTATTGAGGAACGTAAAGCAAGTGCTGCTCCTGAAGAGGTTGACTTGCTCGCTCGTATGCTGAATGGCAAAGATCCGGCAACCGGAGAAACGCTGGACGATGAGAACATTCGGTATCAGATTATTACGTTCCTCATTGCCGGACATGAAACGACGAGTGGTTTGTTATCATTTGCCCTTTATTTTTTGCTGAACAATCCAGAAGCACTTCAAAAGGCCTATGATGAGGTAGACCGGGTATTGGTGAGTGACTCACCACAGTACGAAGAAATCCTTCAGCTTCCTTATATCCGCATGATTCTTAGCGAATCGCTACGTCTATGGCCAACCGCCCCGGGATTTGACGTCTATGCCAAAGAAGACACCGTCATAGGTGGCAAATATCCACTGAAAAAAGGGGAGAGTTGCAGTATTCTTCTGCCTCAGCTTCACCGTGACAAAGGCGCCTGGGGAGAGGATGCAGAGCTTTTCCGCCCGGAACGTTTTGAAGATACGACTCAAGTTCCTCACCATGCGTATAAACCGTTTGGCAATGGGGAGAGAGCGTGTATCGGCATGCAGTTTGCTTTATATGAAGCAACCCTTGTACTCGGTATGGTACTTAAACATTTTGAACTGGTAGACTATAGCAACTATCAGTTGGATGTGAAACAAACGTTAACGTTAAAACCAGGCGATTTTCGAATACAGGTGAGAGCACGGACCGTTTCACCGAAACTGAGTACATCTGTTGCTCACTCGGTTGAAAAGCCGAATCAGGATCAGGGTATGCATACAAATGTAGCTGGTCATAGTGCTATGAAGGAATCGATGACGACTTCCGTAAATGCCAATCCAACCATACTGGTTCTATACGGCTCCAACCTGGGGACGGCAGAAGGCATTGCCAGAGCTTTTGCAGAGAAAGCCTGTTCCTATGGAATTCCAAGCGAAGCCGCAACATTGAATGAATGGATTGGCCGTCTGCCCAAAGAGGGGATCGTTCTCATCGTGACAGCTTCGTACAATGGTAAACCTCCGCAAAATGCAGCGGCATTTATCGAGTGGTTAAAGGAAGCCGAGTCAGAGAAGGTGCAAGGTGTAACCTATGCAGTTCTGGGCTGCGGGGATCGGAGCTGGTCCAGTACCTACCAGAGCATTCCTCGATTGGTCGATGAGAAGCTTGTGAGCTTGGGAGGCAACAGGCTGTTACCTCGGGGAGAAGCCGATGCAGGCGGGGATATGGAGAAACAAGTGGAAGACTGGCAGCGGATGTTGTGGCCCCAAATGTTAAAAGCGTTGGGGATTAGCGAGGAATCTATGGAGCACTCCTCACGAAGTACAATTCAAATGGAATTTGTTCCCGAGAAAGCCGATCTGCCACTTGCACGAACCTACAATGCCAGCTATGCCACTATAGTGGTAAATGAAGAGCTTCAGGCCATGGATAGTGGGCGGAGTACACGTCATATTGAGATGCTGCTGCCTGAAGGCATGACCTATAAAGAAGGCGATCATCTTGGCGTATTGCCCCTAAATGCAGATGAAATCGTGAATCGCATCCTGCACCGTTTCGGATTAAAAGGGGACGTTCAGATCCAATTAACTTCGAACGAGACACAGTTGACACATCTTCCTCTGAACCGTCCTGTCAAAGTGAATGAATTGCTCCGTTCCTGCGTTGAGCTGCAAGCACCTGTTACAAGAACGCAGTTGCAGGAGCTGGCGAACCATACGGTATGCCCTCCTCATAAGCGTGAGATGGAGGCGATGCTCGAAGAGAACAACTACAGGGAACATATACTTGAAAACAGAACTACCATGCTGGAACTGCTGGAAAAGTATGAGGCCTGTGAACTGCCGTTCGAAAGATTTCTTGAACTGCTGTCTCCACTCAAACCCAGGTATTACTCTATATCCAGCTCTCCACACTTTAATGCCAAGCAGGCGAGCATCACAGTGTCCGTTGTGAAAGAGCCTGCTTGGAGCGGCAACGGTGAAATCCGTGGTGTGGCTTCATCCTATCTGGCAGACTGCCAGACGGGAGAGAGTATTTCGATGTTTGTACGTACGCCAGAACCCGGATTTGAGCTGTCAGAAGAGCCGGATGTTCCAATTATTATGGTGGGTCCAGGGACGGGTGTTGCACCGTTCAGAGGTTTCCTCCAGGCCAGATCTGTGCTAAAAGAGAGAGGATTGCCACTGAGCGAAGCACATTTGTTCTTTGGTTGCAGGAATGATTCGGATTTCATATATCGTCAAGAACTTGAACAATACGAACAGGCAGGCATCGTCAAGCTGCACACAGCTTTTTCACGTGTGGAGGATAAGCCCAAAACGTATGTGCAGCATCTGATGAATCAGGAGTGGGGGCAGTTGCTCCATTTGCTTGATGAAAAAGGGAGAATCTACGTATGTGGTGACGGAAGCCAAATGGCTCCCGCCGTCGAAGAGACTTTGAGGCAAGCATACCAGAAGGCGAAAGGTGCAACCCTTCAGGAGGCAAAAGATTGGCTCAATCAGCTCCAGGCGGAGGGCCGTTACGTTCAGGACGTGTGGGCAGGTAAAAGACCCGTTGAATCGGCTAAAGCTCCTGTAATTTGA
- a CDS encoding carboxypeptidase M32, which produces MTTIQRLDAALAAHIEKVEHYKQVQTLLAWDARTGAPRKGASYAARAKATLAGELFKLQTDADFGLRLEEAAQQEDLDELSKRIIAEHWKTYKRWSAIPIEEYQAFVQQQGFANAAWLEARAANDFSIFAPHLKQIFDASLKFAGYWGYEQHAYDPLVQQFDPDLDKVTLDRIFSELKSALIPLIRRVTSSAKQPDTSIFNHPFPLEQQRQLGIELLQAIRYDFDAGQFGATVHPFSSAINPYDARLAAKFVENDVRVSLWSALHEGGHSLYTQNIDPNLIHTGLGIFTSYGIHESQSIFFEKFIGRHKGFWENNYFILQKIKPETFGHVSLDDFYFALNAVKPTFNRFEADELTYNLHLIIRYELEQAIIAGEVDYEGLPEAWNDKYEEYLGIRPPTHLEGILQDGHWSAGFGLFPSYTLGFVYAAQIHKVIRRELPDYDHLIESDHIETITGWLTTHIHQYGKSRSADELIKSITGKRIDTAPLIHYLTDKYEQLYEL; this is translated from the coding sequence ATGACAACGATACAACGCTTGGATGCTGCACTTGCGGCACATATCGAGAAGGTTGAACATTATAAACAGGTACAAACCCTGCTTGCCTGGGATGCTCGCACAGGGGCACCTCGAAAGGGCGCATCCTACGCCGCACGAGCCAAAGCAACATTGGCTGGAGAACTATTCAAGTTACAGACCGATGCTGATTTCGGTTTGCGACTAGAGGAAGCAGCACAACAAGAGGACCTTGATGAGCTATCCAAGCGAATTATTGCAGAGCATTGGAAAACGTATAAACGCTGGAGTGCCATTCCGATAGAGGAATATCAGGCATTTGTACAGCAGCAAGGTTTTGCAAACGCCGCTTGGCTGGAAGCCAGGGCTGCCAATGATTTTTCCATTTTCGCTCCGCATTTGAAACAGATCTTTGATGCAAGCTTGAAGTTTGCCGGATACTGGGGATACGAGCAGCATGCATATGACCCACTCGTGCAGCAGTTTGATCCTGACCTGGATAAGGTAACGTTGGATCGCATTTTCAGTGAGCTGAAATCCGCTCTAATACCGCTGATCCGTCGTGTCACCTCTTCCGCTAAACAACCGGACACATCCATATTCAACCATCCCTTCCCACTTGAACAGCAGCGGCAGCTTGGGATCGAGCTGTTACAAGCCATTCGCTACGACTTTGATGCCGGGCAATTCGGTGCAACCGTGCACCCATTCAGTTCTGCCATCAATCCGTACGATGCACGTCTCGCAGCCAAATTTGTTGAAAATGACGTTCGCGTTTCCTTGTGGAGTGCTTTACATGAAGGAGGCCACTCGCTCTATACACAGAATATTGACCCCAACCTGATACATACTGGACTTGGGATCTTCACTTCGTACGGCATTCATGAATCCCAATCGATCTTTTTCGAGAAATTCATTGGCAGACATAAAGGCTTCTGGGAAAACAACTATTTTATTTTGCAAAAAATCAAACCTGAAACGTTTGGCCATGTGAGTTTGGATGACTTTTATTTTGCTTTAAACGCAGTAAAACCAACGTTTAACCGTTTTGAGGCCGATGAACTTACCTACAACCTGCATCTCATTATTCGATATGAGTTGGAGCAAGCCATTATTGCTGGAGAAGTGGATTACGAAGGATTGCCTGAAGCATGGAATGATAAATATGAGGAATATCTGGGGATTCGTCCCCCGACTCATCTGGAAGGCATTTTACAGGATGGACACTGGAGCGCAGGATTTGGATTATTCCCTTCCTATACACTCGGGTTTGTCTATGCAGCACAAATACACAAAGTCATCCGCCGCGAACTTCCCGATTATGATCATTTGATTGAATCAGATCATATTGAGACGATTACCGGATGGCTAACTACTCATATTCATCAATATGGTAAATCAAGATCGGCGGACGAGCTAATCAAGTCCATCACCGGTAAAAGAATTGATACCGCTCCATTGATTCATTACTTAACAGATAAATACGAGCAGCTCTATGAACTGTAA
- a CDS encoding MFS transporter encodes MATWFLIIIYLAFISLGIPDSLLGSAWPVMWPELGASFGSAGILSMVVAAGTIVSSLASGTVIQKWGTGKVTLISCCLTAGALLGFSFAPSLVWLVILAIPLGLGAGAVDAALNNYVAEHYKAHHMNWLHCFWGVGATTGPIIMSYYIAEHHSWRSGYTAVAVVQCCLVLILFATLPLWKRVAASRESASMNNESDLVQADNTLVQSENRPERNVLKIKGVKNSLIAFLFYCGVETTVGLWGASYLVGARNISAETAAGWISLYYGGITIGRLITGFITLKIKNRVLILAGQVTAIVGGIILLLPLSISFALAGFMLIGLGLAPIYPGLLHETPTRFGKANSARLMGYQMALAYTGTTLLPPLFGVLAAKTNIGFFPMVVLVFLILMLASSEQVNRILKKRILNG; translated from the coding sequence ATGGCAACTTGGTTTCTTATCATTATCTACCTTGCGTTTATCAGTCTGGGGATTCCGGACTCCCTACTAGGTTCAGCCTGGCCCGTCATGTGGCCTGAACTTGGCGCTTCGTTTGGGTCAGCAGGAATTCTGTCAATGGTTGTTGCAGCGGGAACCATCGTTTCAAGCTTGGCCAGTGGCACGGTTATTCAAAAATGGGGAACAGGCAAGGTTACGTTAATTAGCTGTTGTCTGACTGCCGGAGCACTCCTTGGATTTTCCTTCGCACCTTCATTGGTATGGCTCGTCATTCTTGCCATTCCTCTGGGTCTTGGAGCTGGAGCCGTTGATGCTGCGCTGAATAATTATGTAGCAGAGCACTACAAGGCACACCATATGAACTGGCTGCACTGTTTCTGGGGTGTGGGCGCGACGACAGGGCCTATCATTATGTCGTATTACATTGCGGAACATCATTCCTGGAGAAGCGGGTATACAGCTGTAGCCGTCGTCCAGTGCTGTCTCGTCCTGATTTTGTTTGCCACGTTGCCGTTGTGGAAGCGTGTTGCTGCAAGTCGGGAGAGTGCAAGTATGAACAACGAATCAGATCTTGTGCAAGCGGACAACACGTTAGTACAGAGTGAGAACAGACCCGAACGGAATGTATTGAAGATTAAGGGAGTCAAAAACTCACTGATTGCATTTCTGTTTTATTGTGGCGTGGAGACGACGGTCGGTTTATGGGGAGCCAGCTATCTGGTAGGAGCAAGAAACATCTCGGCGGAAACGGCTGCAGGATGGATCTCCTTATACTACGGTGGTATTACGATAGGCAGATTGATAACAGGCTTTATCACGTTAAAAATAAAAAATCGAGTGTTAATTCTGGCGGGTCAAGTGACCGCCATTGTGGGTGGAATCATTTTATTGCTTCCATTATCGATTTCGTTTGCACTGGCTGGATTTATGCTAATTGGATTGGGGCTTGCACCCATCTATCCCGGACTTCTGCATGAAACTCCAACTCGATTCGGCAAAGCGAATTCTGCCCGATTGATGGGATACCAAATGGCACTGGCGTACACAGGAACGACTTTGCTTCCTCCGCTTTTTGGCGTTCTCGCTGCGAAAACCAATATCGGATTTTTCCCGATGGTTGTACTTGTTTTCCTTATCCTGATGCTGGCCAGCTCGGAGCAAGTGAATCGTATTTTGAAGAAAAGGATTTTGAATGGGTAG
- a CDS encoding NAD(P)/FAD-dependent oxidoreductase — MDQKMDVLIIGGGPAGLNAALVLGRARKHVVVIDDERPRNWVTRETHGFLTRDGASPREFRKVAKEQISAYPSVHFVGDTATSVTGTDGDFQVTTAQGVVYRTKKILFAVGKKDLPLDINGLKEVYGKSAFVCPYCDGWELRDQRLVIIVNGAKAFHMAKTISGWTSEFTICTNGPDELTDEQREELKQHGVPVWDSPIQSIESSDGMVQQVVLEDGTEISCTGIFFGPKLTAGSELPQTIGCEVTDAGTVVVDDFGKTTVTGVFSAGDAASELYQAITAASLGALTAVTINSELNMEAWDERGKHLNP, encoded by the coding sequence ATGGATCAAAAGATGGATGTATTAATTATAGGCGGAGGACCAGCGGGTCTTAATGCTGCACTTGTACTAGGACGAGCTCGCAAACATGTTGTGGTCATAGATGATGAACGCCCGCGCAATTGGGTTACGCGTGAAACGCACGGTTTTCTGACGAGAGATGGAGCAAGTCCACGTGAATTTCGGAAGGTTGCGAAAGAACAGATTAGCGCTTACCCGTCTGTTCATTTTGTAGGGGACACAGCGACTTCAGTGACAGGAACAGATGGTGATTTTCAAGTTACAACGGCCCAAGGAGTCGTCTATCGCACGAAGAAAATTTTGTTTGCAGTGGGGAAAAAAGACCTCCCACTGGATATTAACGGGTTGAAAGAGGTATATGGCAAGAGTGCTTTTGTCTGCCCTTATTGCGATGGATGGGAATTAAGAGATCAACGGCTTGTCATCATTGTGAATGGAGCCAAGGCATTTCATATGGCCAAGACGATCTCGGGCTGGACAAGCGAGTTTACCATTTGCACGAATGGACCTGATGAATTAACGGATGAGCAGAGGGAGGAATTGAAGCAGCATGGTGTCCCGGTATGGGACTCTCCAATTCAATCTATTGAATCAAGCGATGGTATGGTGCAGCAAGTGGTGTTAGAAGATGGTACCGAAATCTCGTGCACAGGGATTTTCTTTGGACCGAAACTAACGGCTGGATCAGAACTTCCGCAGACGATAGGCTGTGAGGTTACGGATGCGGGTACGGTCGTTGTAGATGATTTCGGCAAAACGACCGTAACGGGTGTGTTCAGCGCTGGAGATGCAGCATCGGAGTTGTACCAGGCCATTACTGCGGCATCCCTTGGTGCATTAACCGCTGTAACGATTAACAGTGAGCTTAATATGGAAGCTTGGGATGAGCGCGGTAAACATTTAAACCCGTAG
- a CDS encoding ABC transporter substrate-binding protein, producing MMRKHTKPALMMILAFLLLAGCASGGEGQQNTQASSTTGETPVQQTLAEGKTGGTLNIGYPTQPVTLDAHVSSNTAVKDISREIYEQLVTLDKDAQVIPLLAESYEISDDKLSYTFHLRQGVKFHNGKELQAEDVVASLNRWIKLSSHGKANFVGAEAKETDPYTVVLQLKTPFLLTLQLLADPIPSAAIYPKEVVDEADDKGIKSFIGTGPFQLEEWKQDQYIHLKKYDDYSARTEPSDGAGGKKEALVDDLYFRFVTDESTRLAGITSGEYDIALNISVDNEQQIADNPELQTFLSPGGMIGYFYNSNDGLFKNVKLRQAVNAVQNVDDILTSAFRDPQFYVKTSSLVLPEYPNWYSEAGKESYSQANADKAKQLLQEAGYNGEEIKIFTTRDYVDQYNVAVVLQQELESIGVKVKLDVYDWPTLQEKLGTGTGWDIYPMSYAFRPTFYQYAFWGGGAGLLKSEKLSELLQGIRTSDSVEAARPLIDELQQFVWTEVPFSQIGHTKQVTALSKNISGFQNILGPIFWNTTNNK from the coding sequence ATGATGAGAAAACATACCAAGCCTGCTTTAATGATGATTCTGGCATTCCTGCTTCTTGCAGGTTGCGCTTCAGGTGGTGAAGGCCAGCAGAATACTCAGGCCTCTTCAACAACCGGTGAAACTCCGGTACAGCAGACATTGGCTGAAGGAAAGACAGGCGGGACGCTGAACATTGGCTATCCAACACAACCGGTCACACTGGATGCACATGTGTCTTCCAATACAGCGGTTAAGGATATTTCACGCGAGATCTACGAGCAGTTGGTAACGTTGGATAAAGATGCACAGGTTATTCCGCTGCTGGCTGAATCCTATGAGATCAGCGACGACAAGTTATCCTATACATTCCATCTGCGCCAAGGTGTGAAGTTTCATAATGGCAAGGAACTGCAAGCGGAGGACGTTGTCGCTTCCCTGAATCGCTGGATCAAACTGTCGAGTCATGGTAAAGCGAACTTTGTGGGTGCCGAGGCCAAAGAAACGGACCCGTATACTGTCGTACTTCAATTGAAAACACCTTTTCTGCTAACACTGCAACTTCTTGCTGATCCGATTCCCTCAGCGGCGATTTATCCGAAAGAAGTGGTTGATGAAGCAGATGATAAAGGTATCAAATCATTCATCGGTACAGGTCCGTTTCAATTGGAGGAGTGGAAGCAGGATCAATATATTCATTTGAAAAAATATGACGATTACTCCGCCCGGACCGAGCCGAGTGATGGAGCAGGCGGCAAAAAGGAAGCGTTGGTCGATGACCTGTACTTCCGATTCGTAACAGACGAGTCAACCCGCCTTGCCGGGATTACTTCCGGGGAATATGACATTGCACTGAATATCTCTGTGGATAATGAACAGCAGATCGCGGACAATCCCGAGTTGCAAACCTTTCTCAGTCCGGGAGGCATGATTGGATATTTCTATAACAGTAATGACGGCTTGTTCAAGAACGTCAAACTTCGTCAGGCTGTCAATGCCGTTCAGAATGTCGATGACATACTAACATCGGCATTCCGTGATCCACAATTTTATGTGAAGACATCCTCTCTGGTTCTACCCGAATATCCGAATTGGTATTCAGAAGCAGGTAAGGAATCGTACAGCCAGGCTAACGCGGATAAAGCAAAGCAATTGCTACAAGAAGCAGGCTATAACGGCGAAGAAATCAAAATTTTCACGACGAGAGATTATGTGGATCAATATAACGTAGCGGTTGTTTTGCAGCAGGAGCTGGAGTCGATTGGCGTCAAGGTTAAGCTGGATGTCTATGATTGGCCTACATTGCAAGAAAAACTCGGGACAGGCACAGGGTGGGATATCTACCCGATGAGTTATGCATTCCGGCCTACGTTCTACCAGTATGCGTTTTGGGGAGGCGGTGCAGGGCTGCTAAAAAGCGAGAAACTGAGCGAGCTACTTCAAGGAATCCGGACGTCCGATTCAGTAGAGGCCGCAAGGCCGCTCATTGATGAATTGCAGCAATTTGTATGGACCGAAGTTCCATTCTCTCAGATCGGCCATACCAAACAGGTTACAGCGCTATCGAAAAATATCAGTGGTTTCCAGAACATATTGGGCCCGATCTTCTGGAATACAACCAATAACAAGTAG